A part of Scophthalmus maximus strain ysfricsl-2021 chromosome 20, ASM2237912v1, whole genome shotgun sequence genomic DNA contains:
- the atp5mea gene encoding ATP synthase membrane subunit ea, giving the protein MVPPVAVSPLIKTARWSALLLGVFYGKQRFDYLKPIAEEERKVEEAEKKAREEQERIYKQLAEANSDTILK; this is encoded by the exons ATGGTTCCGCCAGTCGCAGTGTCGCCGCTCATCAAG acgGCCAGGTGGTCTGCCCTGCTGCTCGGCGTCTTCTATGGCAAACAGAGGTTTG ATTATCTAAAGCCCAttgctgaggaggagaggaaggttgaggaggcagagaaaaaggccagagaggagcaggagcgcaTCTACAAACAACTGGCTGAAG CAAATTCAGACACCATCCTAAAATGA
- the fybb gene encoding FYN-binding protein 1 isoform X1, whose protein sequence is MSDVKAIMAHFQASGSGTDETSSTPAGRPKQPLQPTFSSGPTIQTKNPFSECLSGSAINIPPKPTSWKNTIPTNGDTVVRESNRGKAMASRFDTTQDDTNINSKPLIGNKQQIPMKPPPSQRPEAKGPGPKLPLNKPSLGSTLSNSKPAFPKPSPSVSRPSWIKDDSGGGGAPATTGSAPKIPPLQQKPSSSLLKLWQQNEEQGGAKTDAANKPSNFRTAQNMFNKEKDKNEQPDSGGTNRPPLCATNSIPPPKPSVSKKPSLRGKANDSPQPSGVNGDATLGPKHNPIPNILALGPAPAKPNRPPRVNLEKFKRGAEASDDGPGTFRKSITPTPQSSHLSNHSNHVAPPPPPQAALPSLPPHHPGSMIQQEEFYDDVDEIKNSPPPLPPPSAHPSHLRAKEETDNDVGEMYDDLDERWEANEQEKKKDAKEEKKRLDAERKEQKEREKKEQDARKKFKLVGPLEVVHRGKSCVDCRGNKTDLGLKQGECLDIIRVQGNPEGKWLGRTQDGSIGYVKTTSVEIDFNTLKNRQAPQTYDPEVYDDIDVVSSDNSGFKGPGVALPPLPGGEGGEIYDDVVDPNLEVSPLDARPSPLKPRSFLRMFERSNRPASTKVVPPPSQFNTQRNSDLIEDDEIYDDVDSQNVTPPISSFPILKGKSKTEEMDPKKQKKFEKEEKDFRKKFKYDGEVEVLYEVTIVHTLTNKKWTGKELPVKAGEKLDVIVKAVDNKLICRNEEGKFGYVSTSHIVTDDGDIYDDIGDGCIYDND, encoded by the exons ATG TCTGATGTTAAGGCCATCATGGCTCACTTCCAAGCGAGTGGGTCAGGCACTGACGAGACTTCCTCTACACCGGCTGGACGACCTAAACAACCCCTGCAACCCACCTTCTCCTCCGGCCCGACCATTCAGACCAAGAACCCTTTCTCGGAGTGCCTCTCGGGCAGTGCAATAAATATTCCTCCTAAACCAACTTCCTGGAAAAATACCATACCCACTAACGGCGACACAGTGGTACGAGAGTCGAACAGAGGTAAAGCCATGGCCAGCAGGTTTGACACCACACAGGATGACACCAACATCAACAGCAAACCTTTAATAGGTAATAAACAGCAGATACCCATGAAGCCACCTCCTTCGCAGCGTCCTGAAGCTAAAGGCCCTGGACCGAAGCTTCCTCTCAACAAGCCCTCCCTCGGCTCCACCCTCTCCAACTCCAAACCTGCCTTTCCCAAACCATCTCCATCAGTCTCCAGGCCCAGCTGGATAAAAGACGacagcggtggtggtggtgcgccCGCCACTACCGGCTCCGCGCCCAAAATACCTCCTTTGCAGCAAAAGCCGAGCAGCAGCCTTCTAAAGTTATGGCAGCAAAATGAAGAGCAGGGAGGAGCTAAGACGGACGCCGCCAACAAACCATCCAACTTCAGGACTGCTCAGAATATGTTCAACAAGGAGAAGGACAAGAATGAGCAGCCAGATAGTGGTGGAACCAACAGGCCGCCCCTCTGCGCCACCAACTCCATCCCCCCTCCCAAACCTTCAGTCAGTAAAAAACCTAGCTTGAGAGGGAAGGCCAACGACTCTCCTCAGCCCAGCGGCGTTAACGGTGATGCCACGTTGGGCCCTAAGCATAACCCCATACCCAACATTTTAGCTTTAGGCCCTGCTCCTGCCAAACCTAACCGGCCCCCCAGAGTCAACCTGGAGAAATTCAAAAGAGGTGCTGAGGCCTCTGATGATG GTCCTGGCACCTTTAGGAAATCCATCACCCCAACTCCTCAGTCCTCTCATCTCAGTAACCACAGCAACCATgtggcccctcctcctccccctcaggcTGCACTTCCCAGTCTGCCCCCACATCACCCTGGGTCCAT GATCCAGCAAGAGGAATTCTATGATGAcgttgatgaaataaaaaactctcctccacctctaccACCACCCTCAG CTCACCCAAGTCACCTGAGGGCAAAG GAGGAAACTGACAATGACGTCGGAGAAATGTACGACGATCTTGACGAACGATG GGAAGCGAAtgaacaagaaaagaagaaagacgcgaaggaggagaaaaaacgaCTGGATGCCGAGAGGAAAGAGCAGAAGGAACGGGAGAAGAAGGAACAAGATGCCAGGAAGAAATTCAAa ttgGTTGGCCCCCTGGAGGTCGTCCACCGGGGTAAGTCCTGTGTGGACTGCAGAGGCAATAAAACTGACCTTGGTCTGAAGCAGGGCGAGTGCCTGGACATCATCCGTGTACAAGGAAACCCAGAGGGGAAGTGGTTGGGACGGACTCAGGATGGTTCCA TTGGTTATGTAAAAACCACTTCAGTGGAAATTGATTTCAACACTTTGAAGAATCGTCAAGCTCCGCAGACGTACGACCCTGAGGTCTACGATGACATTGATGTCGTCTCCTCTGACAACAG TGGGTTTAAAGGACCAGGAG TTGCCTTGCCGCCGCtaccaggaggagagggaggagaaataTACGATGATGTTGTTGATCCAAACCTGGAAGTCAG TCCCCTGGACGCCAGGCCTTCTCCCCTGAAGCCCCGCAGCTTCCTGCGGATGTTTGAGCGGAGCAATCGTCCTGCCAGCACTAAAGT AGTGCCTCCACCCAGCCAGTTTAACACACAGAGGAATTCAG ATCTGATAGAAGATGATGAGATATACGATGATGTTGACTCTCAAAATGTGACTCCACCAATCAGCAG CTTTCCAATTCTGAAAGGCAAAAGCAAGACTGAAGAGATGGACccaaagaagcagaagaagtttgagaaagaggagaaagacttCAGGAAAAAGTTTaaa TATGATGGCGAGGTAGAGGTGTTGTACGAGGTGACCATCGTCCACACTCTCACCAACAAGAAGTGGACTGGGAAAGAGCTGCCGGTCAAAGCAGGGGAGAAACTTGACGTCATTGTTAAAGCCGTGGACAACAAACTGATCTGTCGGAACGAGGAGGGCAAGT TTGGTTATGTTTCGACCAGCCACATTGTTACAGA CGATGGTGATATCTACGATGATATTGGAGATG gtTGTATTTATGACAACGACTGA
- the fybb gene encoding FYN-binding protein 1 isoform X2, with product MSDVKAIMAHFQASGSGTDETSSTPAGRPKQPLQPTFSSGPTIQTKNPFSECLSGSAINIPPKPTSWKNTIPTNGDTVVRESNRGKAMASRFDTTQDDTNINSKPLIGNKQQIPMKPPPSQRPEAKGPGPKLPLNKPSLGSTLSNSKPAFPKPSPSVSRPSWIKDDSGGGGAPATTGSAPKIPPLQQKPSSSLLKLWQQNEEQGGAKTDAANKPSNFRTAQNMFNKEKDKNEQPDSGGTNRPPLCATNSIPPPKPSVSKKPSLRGKANDSPQPSGVNGDATLGPKHNPIPNILALGPAPAKPNRPPRVNLEKFKRGAEASDDGPGTFRKSITPTPQSSHLSNHSNHVAPPPPPQAALPSLPPHHPGSMIQQEEFYDDVDEIKNSPPPLPPPSAHPSHLRAKEETDNDVGEMYDDLDERWEANEQEKKKDAKEEKKRLDAERKEQKEREKKEQDARKKFKLVGPLEVVHRGKSCVDCRGNKTDLGLKQGECLDIIRVQGNPEGKWLGRTQDGSIGYVKTTSVEIDFNTLKNRQAPQTYDPEVYDDIDVVSSDNSGFKGPGVALPPLPGGEGGEIYDDVVDPNLEVRVPPPSQFNTQRNSDLIEDDEIYDDVDSQNVTPPISSFPILKGKSKTEEMDPKKQKKFEKEEKDFRKKFKYDGEVEVLYEVTIVHTLTNKKWTGKELPVKAGEKLDVIVKAVDNKLICRNEEGKFGYVSTSHIVTDDGDIYDDIGDGCIYDND from the exons ATG TCTGATGTTAAGGCCATCATGGCTCACTTCCAAGCGAGTGGGTCAGGCACTGACGAGACTTCCTCTACACCGGCTGGACGACCTAAACAACCCCTGCAACCCACCTTCTCCTCCGGCCCGACCATTCAGACCAAGAACCCTTTCTCGGAGTGCCTCTCGGGCAGTGCAATAAATATTCCTCCTAAACCAACTTCCTGGAAAAATACCATACCCACTAACGGCGACACAGTGGTACGAGAGTCGAACAGAGGTAAAGCCATGGCCAGCAGGTTTGACACCACACAGGATGACACCAACATCAACAGCAAACCTTTAATAGGTAATAAACAGCAGATACCCATGAAGCCACCTCCTTCGCAGCGTCCTGAAGCTAAAGGCCCTGGACCGAAGCTTCCTCTCAACAAGCCCTCCCTCGGCTCCACCCTCTCCAACTCCAAACCTGCCTTTCCCAAACCATCTCCATCAGTCTCCAGGCCCAGCTGGATAAAAGACGacagcggtggtggtggtgcgccCGCCACTACCGGCTCCGCGCCCAAAATACCTCCTTTGCAGCAAAAGCCGAGCAGCAGCCTTCTAAAGTTATGGCAGCAAAATGAAGAGCAGGGAGGAGCTAAGACGGACGCCGCCAACAAACCATCCAACTTCAGGACTGCTCAGAATATGTTCAACAAGGAGAAGGACAAGAATGAGCAGCCAGATAGTGGTGGAACCAACAGGCCGCCCCTCTGCGCCACCAACTCCATCCCCCCTCCCAAACCTTCAGTCAGTAAAAAACCTAGCTTGAGAGGGAAGGCCAACGACTCTCCTCAGCCCAGCGGCGTTAACGGTGATGCCACGTTGGGCCCTAAGCATAACCCCATACCCAACATTTTAGCTTTAGGCCCTGCTCCTGCCAAACCTAACCGGCCCCCCAGAGTCAACCTGGAGAAATTCAAAAGAGGTGCTGAGGCCTCTGATGATG GTCCTGGCACCTTTAGGAAATCCATCACCCCAACTCCTCAGTCCTCTCATCTCAGTAACCACAGCAACCATgtggcccctcctcctccccctcaggcTGCACTTCCCAGTCTGCCCCCACATCACCCTGGGTCCAT GATCCAGCAAGAGGAATTCTATGATGAcgttgatgaaataaaaaactctcctccacctctaccACCACCCTCAG CTCACCCAAGTCACCTGAGGGCAAAG GAGGAAACTGACAATGACGTCGGAGAAATGTACGACGATCTTGACGAACGATG GGAAGCGAAtgaacaagaaaagaagaaagacgcgaaggaggagaaaaaacgaCTGGATGCCGAGAGGAAAGAGCAGAAGGAACGGGAGAAGAAGGAACAAGATGCCAGGAAGAAATTCAAa ttgGTTGGCCCCCTGGAGGTCGTCCACCGGGGTAAGTCCTGTGTGGACTGCAGAGGCAATAAAACTGACCTTGGTCTGAAGCAGGGCGAGTGCCTGGACATCATCCGTGTACAAGGAAACCCAGAGGGGAAGTGGTTGGGACGGACTCAGGATGGTTCCA TTGGTTATGTAAAAACCACTTCAGTGGAAATTGATTTCAACACTTTGAAGAATCGTCAAGCTCCGCAGACGTACGACCCTGAGGTCTACGATGACATTGATGTCGTCTCCTCTGACAACAG TGGGTTTAAAGGACCAGGAG TTGCCTTGCCGCCGCtaccaggaggagagggaggagaaataTACGATGATGTTGTTGATCCAAACCTGGAAGTCAG AGTGCCTCCACCCAGCCAGTTTAACACACAGAGGAATTCAG ATCTGATAGAAGATGATGAGATATACGATGATGTTGACTCTCAAAATGTGACTCCACCAATCAGCAG CTTTCCAATTCTGAAAGGCAAAAGCAAGACTGAAGAGATGGACccaaagaagcagaagaagtttgagaaagaggagaaagacttCAGGAAAAAGTTTaaa TATGATGGCGAGGTAGAGGTGTTGTACGAGGTGACCATCGTCCACACTCTCACCAACAAGAAGTGGACTGGGAAAGAGCTGCCGGTCAAAGCAGGGGAGAAACTTGACGTCATTGTTAAAGCCGTGGACAACAAACTGATCTGTCGGAACGAGGAGGGCAAGT TTGGTTATGTTTCGACCAGCCACATTGTTACAGA CGATGGTGATATCTACGATGATATTGGAGATG gtTGTATTTATGACAACGACTGA
- the ccdc80l2 gene encoding coiled-coil domain-containing protein 80 — MCHFYTSHSHLLLFAALWSLSCPSSLAARPGIGRSKPKDQLDPNVRDWGDYSDLPPGIEQGLGLDEEAERGDNRGVGESTSSLAPELDFLAEFAAKKRLWVITAPSHNDHYLRMMEKQLEDMEQKGLNCRLAERDTFIITIIQNAMMEGRLQKTTFQGEATVESLDPDTVTKLLHYLELNSQEQGFTMLVLKKNLRVSERFPYPVRVEAILELIDQFPMRKLEKMTRKGANLSCNATKKKLVVKRKKIKRKMVLSPQRHGNVTSVVALQRKPPLDKKAALKSKIQDILSGRSRFVIRKVAAVGSTRGKDSSGSGRAASNGLEKERAHSPPPVSSNKEEVKKNRPDPAVEEGKKKHRGKNSEDEKDQNVKDDVQEKQTSKKKGKGKKGKKGKGRGKKSNREVSEKDKTALKEFLDSLRGTRRLMLISTPSRDATLYIQQKEENERHHCDLATRKISVATIVEGSDATLTLQHHQLKSEAPLSDVPEQLLDPGLISLLRAELGLSSPDLFSMAVTDYDIKSSRVFEAPPSSPALFEYIDNFPSRRSEKEKERKSPPDCSKDKEPGAENSLLRFMSKRRLLLISAPSEDDYSFQQQLSALSRQACHLGIRHFAMLKLIGTGDKASGTVELFPLNGRSQSEVEPLSRDMVNNLREQLKISKDYFSMLIVGKDGDVKAWFPSPMWSLDNIYDLVDSMELRLREEKLQKRLGIHCPEERGRGGSEAGHYRGYDEDRAEEMYSYHGSEE; from the exons ATGTGTCATTTCTATACCTCACACTCgcatctgttgttgtttgctgcTTTGTGGAGCCTCAGCTGCCCGAGTTCGCTCGCTGCCAGGCCGGGCATCGGTCGAAGCAAGCCAAAGGATCAGCTGGACCCCAATGTGCGGGACTGGGGAGACTATTCAGACCTCCCTCCAGGAATCGAGCAGGGACTGGGGTTGGACGAAGAGGCAGAACGTGGGGACAACAGAGGAGTCGGAGAATCAACATCGAGCCTGGCTCCGGAGCTGGATTTCCTGGCAGAATTTGCAG CTAAAAAACGTCTGTGGGTGATAACAGCCCCATCACACAATGACCACTACTTGCGTATGATGGAGAAACAACTGGAAGACATGGAGCAG AAAGGGCTCAACTGCCGTCTAGCAGAAAGAGacaccttcatcatcaccattatcCAGAACGCCATGATGGAAGGTCGGCTACAGAAAACAACCTTCCAAGGAGAAGCCACAGTAGAGAGCCTAGACCCGGACACGGTCACCAAGCTGCTGCACTACCTGGAGCTTAACAGCCAG GAGCAAGGCTTCACCATGCTGGTCCTGAAGAAGAATCTGCGGGTCAGTGAGAGGTTTCCCTATCCGGTCCGTGTTGAGGCTATTTTGGAGCTCATAGATCAATTCCCCATGAGGAAGCTGGAGAAGATGACCAGAAAAGGAGCCAACTTGAG ttgtaACGCAACTAAAAAGAAGCTTGtggtgaaaaggaaaaagataaaGAGGAAGATGGTGCTCAGCCCTCAGAGGCATGGGAATGTGACGTCTGTGGTGGCATTACAAAGAAAACCTCCTCTGGACAAGAAAGCTGCCCTGAAGAGTAAGATCCAGGACATACTAAGTGGACGGTCGAGGTTTGTAATCCGTAAGGTGGCGGCTGTGGGGTCCACGAGGGGAAAGGACTCGAGCGGTAGCGGTCGTGCCGCTTCTAATGGgctggaaaaagagagagcgcaCAGTCCTCCCCCTGTGTCAAGcaacaaagaggaagtgaagaaaaacag GCCTGACCCCGCCgtggaagaaggaaagaaaaaacacagagggaaaaacagtGAGGATGAAAAAGATCAAAATGTTAAGGATGAcgtgcaggaaaaacaaacctctaagaaaaagggaaaaggaaagaaaggaaagaaaggaaaaggacgTGGGAAGAAGTCCAACAGAGAAGTCAGCGAGAAGGATAAAACAGCCTTAAAGGAGTTTTTGGACAGTTTAAGGGGAACAAGAAGGTTGATG CTGATCTCGACGCCCAGCAGAGATGCAACACTTTACATccagcagaaagaagaaaacgaGAGGCATCACTGTGACCTCGCCACCAGGAAGATCTCTGTGGCGACCATCGTGGAGGGCAGTGACGCCACGCTTACACTGCAACACCACCAGCTCA aatcGGAGGCTCCACTCAGTGACGTACCAGAGCAGTTGTTAGATCCAGGCCTGATCTCCCTGTTGAGAGCGGAGCTCGGCCTGTCGTCCCCTGACCTCTTCTCCATGGCCGTCACAGACTACGACATCAAGTCCAGT AGAGTCTTTGAAGCGCCACCATCAAGCCCCGCTCTGTTTGAGTACATAGACAACTTTCCCTCAAGGcgttcagaaaaagaaaaggagaggaagagtccTCCGGACTGCTCCAAAGACAAAGAGCCTGGAGCAGAGAATTCCCTGCTCAG GTTCATGTCAAAGAGGCGACTGCTGCTCATCTCGGCTCCCTCTGAGGACGACTACTCCTTCCAACAGCAGCTCTCTGCTCTCAGCAGACAGGCGTGTCACCTGG GTATTCGCCACTTTGCCATGTTAAAGCTGATAGGAACTGGGGACAAAGCATCAGGCACTGTTGAGTTATTTCCGCTAAATG GTCGTAGTCAGAGTGAGGTTGAGCCCTTATCCCGCGACATGGTCAACAACCTGAGAGAACAGCTGAAGATCAGCAAGGACTACTTCAGCATGCTGATCGTGGGGAAGGACGGCGATGTCAAGGCATGGTTCCCCTCGCCCATGTGGTCCTTGGATAACATTTATGACCTGGTGGACTCCATGGAACTTCGCCTTCgggaggagaagctgcagaagcGACTGGGGATCCACTGCCccgaggagagaggaagaggaggcagcgagGCGGGACACTATCGAGGCTATGATGAAGACAGGGCGGAGGAGATGTACTCATATCACGGGTCAGAAGAATGa